In Nocardia asteroides, the following proteins share a genomic window:
- a CDS encoding alpha/beta hydrolase: MRYSEFRWIGVLVAVATIVCGVTITGSGRAGAVTGLERFEQQVVQWRACDDTALAQVGAQCAAVTVPLDYAVPRGRTITVAVSRIPASDPAHRRGVLLTNPGGPGAPGLDPRPVLGGLSAEVTARYDLIGFDPRGVGRSTPVECGWGDVRVPGGDRRPGLTRAEFDLDVAAAARLAAQCVGAEGGAVRQFSTRNTARDMRIIGAVLGESRISYLGASYGTYLGAVFTQMFPEHSDRIVLDSVVDPQRYWLAMHQDSAAANEEALHVWAEWVAARHERYRLGADRDQVLATVDHLLARADRAPIEIAGLRVDDDILHVALNLLLSSGQFTPPLAELVHQLRVVADGGTVDPAPIWEPVGQFAAMGSMFQAHMAVKCADVAAPRDPDWYWREVERVRVEQPVFGPLLSSIGVCAFWPAPAEPPTVIGNAVPVLLLHADGDIRTTYPGAQAMHRALTGSALVTLRGARAHGVLALPSACVIAAANTYLRDGVLPPTELDCRLG; this comes from the coding sequence ATGCGCTACAGCGAATTTCGATGGATCGGCGTGCTCGTCGCTGTGGCGACGATCGTGTGCGGGGTGACCATCACCGGATCCGGCCGGGCGGGCGCGGTGACCGGGCTGGAGCGCTTCGAGCAGCAGGTCGTGCAGTGGCGGGCCTGCGACGACACGGCGCTGGCCCAGGTGGGCGCGCAGTGCGCCGCGGTGACGGTGCCGCTGGACTACGCGGTACCCCGGGGACGCACGATCACGGTCGCCGTCTCGCGGATCCCCGCGTCCGATCCGGCGCACCGCCGCGGCGTGCTGCTGACGAACCCGGGCGGTCCCGGTGCGCCCGGCCTGGACCCTCGACCCGTCCTGGGCGGTCTGTCCGCCGAGGTCACGGCCAGGTACGACCTGATCGGTTTCGATCCGCGCGGGGTCGGACGGTCGACACCGGTGGAGTGCGGGTGGGGCGATGTCCGGGTGCCGGGTGGGGACCGACGCCCCGGTCTCACGCGGGCCGAGTTCGATCTCGACGTCGCCGCGGCCGCCCGGCTGGCGGCCCAGTGCGTGGGGGCCGAGGGCGGCGCGGTCCGCCAGTTCAGCACCCGCAATACCGCGCGGGACATGCGGATCATCGGCGCCGTGCTCGGGGAATCGCGGATCAGCTATCTGGGCGCGTCCTACGGAACCTATCTGGGCGCGGTGTTCACGCAGATGTTTCCCGAGCACAGCGACCGGATCGTGCTCGACAGCGTCGTCGACCCGCAGCGGTATTGGCTGGCCATGCACCAGGATTCGGCGGCCGCCAACGAGGAGGCGCTGCACGTCTGGGCCGAGTGGGTCGCGGCGCGACACGAGCGATACCGTCTCGGGGCCGACCGCGACCAGGTGCTCGCCACCGTGGATCACCTGCTCGCACGCGCCGACCGCGCGCCGATCGAGATCGCCGGTCTGCGCGTCGACGACGATATCCTGCATGTCGCGTTGAATCTGCTGCTCTCGTCCGGCCAGTTCACGCCACCGTTGGCCGAACTGGTCCATCAGCTCCGGGTGGTCGCCGACGGTGGCACCGTCGATCCGGCGCCGATCTGGGAACCGGTGGGGCAGTTCGCCGCGATGGGCTCGATGTTCCAAGCCCACATGGCCGTGAAATGCGCTGACGTCGCCGCCCCGCGCGACCCCGACTGGTACTGGCGCGAAGTCGAGCGGGTCCGGGTCGAGCAGCCGGTGTTCGGCCCGCTCCTGAGCTCGATCGGGGTCTGCGCGTTCTGGCCCGCACCGGCCGAGCCGCCCACGGTGATCGGCAACGCGGTTCCGGTCCTGCTCCTGCACGCCGACGGCGACATCCGCACCACCTATCCCGGCGCCCAGGCGATGCACCGCGCGCTGACCGGTTCCGCGCTGGTGACACTGCGCGGGGCCCGCGCCCACGGCGTGCTCGCGCTCCCCAGCGCCTGCGTCATCGCGGCGGCAAACACCTACCTGCGCGACGGCGTCCTCCCACCCACCGAACTCGACTGCCGGCTCGGCTGA
- a CDS encoding sulfotransferase family protein, translating into MTVRTDVGTVADLHASATKLTGLTDFGTDDYTEALQVLLDSYREEAGLTELGSKMSRFFLRGTLVARALSEAAWAANPGYADTAITRPIFVTGLPRTGTTALHRLLAADPGNQGLEMWLTDFPQPRPPRESWADNPAYQQIDAGLRQHQVQNPEFMGLHYMSAADVEECWQLLRQSGTSHSYECLAYVPSYAQWLSNQDWTPAYARHRRNLQLIGMNDTRRWVLKNPSHLFCLDALLAVYPDAIVIQTHRDPATIIPSVCSLNEHATRGWSTVFTGETIGRTQLDLWARGLSEFTAARARHTDATFIDVDFDDLRADPFGVVERIYTRIGADFTEEARAAITALDTESRTGDRKPTHHYSLADYGLTEEMVAERFGS; encoded by the coding sequence ATGACCGTGCGCACCGATGTCGGCACCGTGGCCGATCTGCACGCCTCAGCCACCAAACTCACCGGTCTCACCGATTTCGGGACCGACGACTACACCGAGGCGTTGCAGGTGCTGCTCGACTCGTACCGCGAGGAGGCCGGGCTCACCGAGCTGGGCAGCAAGATGTCGCGGTTCTTCCTGCGCGGCACCCTGGTGGCCCGCGCGCTGAGCGAGGCCGCCTGGGCGGCCAACCCCGGCTACGCCGACACCGCGATCACCCGGCCGATCTTCGTCACCGGGCTCCCCCGCACCGGCACCACCGCCCTGCATCGCCTGCTGGCGGCGGACCCCGGCAATCAGGGCCTGGAGATGTGGCTGACCGATTTCCCGCAGCCGCGGCCGCCGCGCGAGAGCTGGGCCGACAATCCGGCCTATCAGCAGATCGACGCGGGTCTGCGGCAGCATCAGGTGCAGAACCCCGAGTTCATGGGTCTGCACTACATGAGTGCCGCCGACGTGGAGGAATGCTGGCAGCTGCTGCGCCAGTCCGGGACGTCGCACTCCTACGAGTGCCTCGCCTATGTGCCCAGCTACGCGCAGTGGCTGTCGAATCAGGACTGGACGCCCGCCTACGCCCGGCATCGCCGCAACCTGCAGTTGATCGGGATGAACGACACCCGCCGCTGGGTCCTCAAGAATCCCAGTCACCTGTTCTGCCTGGACGCGCTGCTCGCGGTCTATCCGGACGCGATCGTCATCCAGACCCATCGTGATCCCGCCACCATCATCCCGTCGGTGTGCAGCCTCAACGAGCACGCCACCCGCGGTTGGTCGACGGTGTTCACCGGGGAGACGATCGGCCGCACCCAGCTCGACCTGTGGGCCCGGGGACTGTCGGAGTTCACGGCCGCGCGGGCCCGCCACACCGACGCCACCTTCATCGACGTCGACTTCGACGATCTGCGGGCCGACCCGTTCGGTGTCGTCGAACGCATCTACACCCGCATCGGCGCCGATTTCACCGAGGAGGCGCGCGCCGCCATCACGGCTCTGGACACCGAGAGCCGTACCGGGGACCGCAAACCCACCCATCACTATTCGCTCGCCGACTACGGGCTGACCGAGGAGATGGTCGCGGAACGCTTCGGCTCCTGA
- a CDS encoding SDR family oxidoreductase, which yields MSGALLDGKVVVVSGVGPGLGRSICLEAAAAGATVVLAARTESRLLEVAAEIEAAGGATLCVPTDITDDAAVENLVGRTVDTFGRVDALVNNAFSMPSMKPLDRTDFDHIRAGLDMTVLGGLRMTQAFTPALAEAKGAVVMINSMVVRHSEPRYGSYKLTKAALLAMSQTLATELGTKGVRVNSVLPGYIWTDQLKWYFGQVAEKYGITVEQVYEQTASKSDLKRLPEPDEIARAVVFLASGWSSAITGQTLDVNCGEYHN from the coding sequence ATGAGCGGGGCACTGTTGGATGGCAAAGTCGTGGTCGTGTCCGGGGTCGGTCCCGGTCTCGGTCGCTCGATCTGCCTGGAGGCCGCGGCCGCGGGCGCCACGGTGGTATTGGCGGCGCGCACCGAATCGCGGCTGCTCGAGGTGGCCGCCGAGATCGAGGCGGCCGGGGGCGCCACGCTGTGCGTGCCCACCGACATCACCGACGACGCCGCGGTCGAGAACCTCGTCGGCCGGACCGTCGACACGTTCGGGCGGGTCGACGCGCTGGTGAACAACGCGTTCTCGATGCCGTCGATGAAGCCGTTGGACCGCACCGACTTCGACCACATCCGGGCGGGTCTGGACATGACCGTGCTCGGCGGCCTGCGGATGACACAGGCTTTCACTCCCGCGCTGGCCGAGGCCAAGGGCGCGGTCGTGATGATCAACTCGATGGTCGTGCGGCATTCCGAACCGCGCTACGGCAGTTACAAACTCACCAAGGCGGCGCTGCTGGCCATGTCGCAGACCCTGGCCACCGAGCTGGGCACCAAGGGCGTGCGGGTCAACAGCGTGCTGCCCGGCTACATCTGGACCGATCAGCTGAAGTGGTACTTCGGTCAGGTCGCGGAGAAGTACGGCATCACCGTCGAGCAGGTGTACGAGCAGACCGCGTCGAAGTCGGATCTGAAGCGGCTGCCCGAGCCCGACGAGATCGCCCGCGCCGTGGTCTTCCTCGCCTCGGGCTGGTCCTCGGCGATCACCGGCCAGACCCTCGACGTCAACTGCGGCGAATACCACAACTGA
- the cysC gene encoding adenylyl-sulfate kinase — MSRNLLRLATAGSVDDGKSTLIGRLLYDSKSLFDDQLAAIERVSTERGEAAADLALVTDGLRAEREQGITIDVAYRYVTTPRRKFVIADTPGHVQYTRNMVTGASTADLALILVDARTGVSEQTRRHAFLATLLGVPHLVVCVNKMDLVDWSQERFEEIRTEFAAFAAKLTVGDLSFVPVSALLGDNVVEGSEHMDWYPGPPLLRQLEDVHIASDRNLIDARLPIQYVIRAQQGLDHRSYAGTVAGGIFKPGDEVVVLPAGHTSRVREIWGPGGSKVDEAFTGMAISLTLDDEIDVGRGDLLARPGNRPHLDGELDAMVCWFSETTQLREGAGYLVRTAAQISPAEVTAIDYQLDVNTLHRRENVDALALNDIARVRLRSRQPLMVDPYRENRRTGSFILIDPVTDQTVAAGMITGRDTGATQHSPATVVWHRSAVGREDRAHSGATIWLTGLSGSGKSTIAVEVERQLVTAGRAAYLLDGDNLRHGLNAGLGFSAADRDENVRRVAEVAALFADSGAIAIVSVISPFAAQRSRARTTHAERELPFHEVFVDTPLPECERRDPKGLYAKARAGELPGFTGISSPYERPAQADLVITPDLGSPAEIAAHILRELGIADR; from the coding sequence ATGAGCCGCAACCTGTTGCGCCTGGCGACCGCGGGCAGCGTCGACGACGGCAAGTCGACCCTCATCGGCAGGCTGCTCTACGACTCCAAGTCGCTGTTCGACGACCAGCTGGCCGCGATCGAACGGGTCAGCACCGAACGCGGCGAGGCCGCGGCCGATCTGGCCCTGGTCACCGACGGCCTGCGCGCCGAGCGCGAGCAGGGCATCACCATCGACGTCGCCTACCGCTACGTCACCACCCCGCGGCGCAAGTTCGTCATCGCCGACACCCCCGGGCACGTGCAGTACACCCGCAACATGGTGACCGGCGCGTCCACCGCCGATCTGGCGCTGATCCTGGTCGACGCGCGTACCGGCGTGTCCGAGCAGACCCGCAGGCACGCCTTCCTCGCGACGCTGCTCGGCGTGCCGCACCTGGTGGTGTGCGTGAACAAGATGGATCTGGTCGACTGGTCCCAGGAACGCTTCGAGGAGATCCGCACCGAGTTCGCCGCCTTCGCCGCGAAGCTGACCGTCGGCGACCTGAGCTTCGTGCCGGTCTCGGCACTGCTCGGCGACAATGTCGTCGAGGGCTCCGAGCACATGGACTGGTATCCGGGGCCGCCGCTGCTGCGTCAGCTCGAGGACGTGCACATCGCCTCGGACCGCAATCTCATCGACGCGCGGTTGCCGATCCAGTACGTCATCCGCGCCCAGCAGGGCCTGGATCACCGCAGCTACGCGGGCACCGTCGCCGGTGGCATCTTCAAGCCCGGCGACGAGGTGGTGGTGCTGCCGGCCGGGCACACCTCCCGGGTCCGCGAGATCTGGGGTCCGGGCGGTTCGAAGGTCGACGAGGCGTTCACCGGGATGGCGATCTCGCTCACCCTCGACGACGAGATCGATGTCGGCCGTGGTGATCTGCTGGCCCGGCCGGGCAATCGCCCGCACCTCGACGGCGAACTGGACGCGATGGTGTGCTGGTTCTCCGAGACCACGCAGTTGCGCGAGGGCGCGGGCTATCTGGTGCGCACGGCCGCGCAGATCTCCCCCGCCGAGGTCACCGCCATCGACTATCAGCTCGACGTCAACACGCTGCACCGCCGCGAGAACGTGGACGCACTGGCGCTCAACGACATCGCCCGGGTCCGGCTGCGCAGCAGGCAGCCGCTGATGGTCGACCCGTATCGGGAGAACCGCCGCACCGGCAGTTTCATCCTGATCGACCCGGTCACCGACCAGACCGTGGCGGCGGGCATGATCACCGGCCGCGACACCGGCGCCACCCAGCACTCGCCCGCCACCGTGGTGTGGCATCGCTCGGCGGTGGGTCGCGAGGATCGCGCCCACTCCGGCGCCACGATCTGGCTCACCGGACTCTCCGGCTCCGGCAAGTCGACCATCGCGGTCGAGGTGGAGCGCCAGCTGGTGACGGCGGGACGCGCCGCCTACCTGCTCGACGGCGACAACCTGCGGCACGGCCTCAACGCCGGGCTCGGGTTCTCCGCCGCCGACCGCGACGAGAACGTGCGCCGGGTGGCCGAAGTGGCCGCGCTGTTCGCCGATTCCGGCGCGATCGCGATCGTGTCGGTGATCAGCCCGTTCGCCGCGCAGCGCAGCAGAGCCCGCACCACGCATGCCGAGCGCGAGCTGCCGTTCCACGAGGTCTTCGTCGACACACCGTTGCCGGAGTGCGAGCGCCGCGACCCGAAGGGCCTCTACGCCAAGGCCCGCGCGGGCGAGCTGCCCGGCTTCACCGGGATCAGTTCCCCCTACGAACGGCCAGCGCAGGCCGATCTCGTCATCACCCCCGACCTCGGCTCCCCCGCCGAGATCGCCGCCCATATCCTCCGAGAGCTAGGAATCGCAGACCGTTGA
- the cysD gene encoding sulfate adenylyltransferase subunit CysD, whose amino-acid sequence MQTGYELSHLAALEAESVHIFREVAATFERPGLLFSGGKDSAVLLHLARRAFWPAPLPFPLLHVDTGHNFDEVIEFRDRTADRTGARLLVAHVQDDIDAGRVVERAGGTRNPLQTTTLLRAIGEHRFDAVFGGARRDEEKARAKERVFSFRNRFGEWDPRAQRPEVWNLYNGRHQQGEHIRVFPLSNWTELDIWEYIDREAVELPTLYYAHRRRVVERDGMLLSTGRFITPQPGERTFDATVRFRTVGDATCTGCVESEADTAAQVIAETAATRLTERGATRADDRISETGMEDRKREGYF is encoded by the coding sequence GTGCAGACGGGGTACGAGCTGTCGCATCTGGCGGCCTTGGAGGCCGAGTCGGTGCACATATTCCGGGAGGTGGCCGCCACGTTCGAACGGCCGGGGCTGCTGTTCTCGGGCGGCAAGGACTCGGCGGTGCTGCTGCACCTCGCGCGGCGCGCCTTCTGGCCTGCGCCGCTGCCGTTCCCGCTGCTGCACGTGGACACCGGGCACAATTTCGACGAGGTCATCGAGTTCCGCGACCGCACCGCCGACCGCACCGGCGCGCGCCTGCTGGTCGCCCACGTCCAGGACGACATCGACGCGGGCCGCGTGGTGGAGCGCGCGGGCGGCACCCGCAATCCGTTGCAGACCACCACCCTGCTCCGGGCCATCGGCGAACACCGGTTCGACGCGGTGTTCGGCGGTGCCCGCCGCGACGAGGAGAAGGCCCGAGCCAAGGAGCGGGTGTTCAGTTTCCGCAACCGGTTCGGCGAATGGGACCCGCGGGCGCAGCGCCCCGAGGTGTGGAACCTCTACAACGGGCGGCATCAGCAGGGCGAGCACATCCGGGTGTTCCCGCTGTCGAACTGGACCGAGCTCGACATCTGGGAGTACATCGACCGCGAGGCCGTGGAACTGCCGACGCTGTACTACGCGCACCGGCGCCGCGTCGTCGAACGCGACGGCATGTTGTTGTCGACGGGCCGGTTCATCACCCCGCAGCCCGGTGAACGCACCTTCGACGCCACCGTCCGGTTCCGCACCGTGGGTGACGCCACCTGCACCGGCTGCGTCGAGAGCGAGGCCGACACCGCCGCGCAGGTGATCGCCGAGACCGCGGCGACCCGGCTCACCGAGCGCGGCGCCACCCGCGCCGACGACCGGATCTCCGAGACCGGCATGGAAGACCGCAAGCGAGAGGGCTACTTCTGA
- a CDS encoding IclR family transcriptional regulator, whose amino-acid sequence MTPTISRAEGAGQEATVDSASPPTQRVVKVLELLSRYPTDRLSLARIVREAGLSRATAHAVLTQLTADGWTARDADGCYGIGLRLLTVARRAEAAFPLRRTAAPQLRALSERTGYPVFLAERDGESIVVTEVVGDPSAGWIRPGRRLPLAPPVCREFVAWAPEAQRRAWLASAEPAHRDRLALVLDEIRARGYSVERLVDDSTPMLEVLAGLRDSPVTAALRAQLGSVITELITIDYLPDELGQENAVVTLAAPVRDARGAVVAAVVSCPDTRLAARALSELGSATVAAADRIGTLNATVD is encoded by the coding sequence GTGACACCGACGATAAGCCGGGCCGAGGGCGCCGGTCAAGAGGCGACCGTGGATTCGGCGTCGCCGCCGACGCAACGCGTGGTCAAGGTGCTCGAACTGCTGTCGCGGTATCCCACGGATCGGTTGTCGCTGGCCCGGATCGTGCGCGAAGCCGGTCTGTCCCGGGCCACCGCGCACGCGGTGCTCACCCAGCTCACCGCCGACGGCTGGACCGCGCGCGACGCCGACGGGTGCTACGGCATCGGGTTGCGCCTGCTCACCGTCGCCCGGCGGGCCGAGGCGGCGTTCCCGCTGCGGCGCACGGCCGCGCCACAGTTGCGCGCGCTGTCCGAGCGCACCGGCTATCCCGTGTTCCTGGCCGAACGCGACGGCGAGAGCATCGTGGTCACCGAAGTCGTCGGCGATCCGTCCGCGGGCTGGATCCGGCCCGGTCGCCGGCTGCCCCTGGCCCCGCCGGTCTGCCGGGAGTTCGTCGCCTGGGCGCCGGAGGCGCAACGCCGGGCGTGGCTCGCGTCCGCCGAACCGGCCCACCGGGACCGGCTGGCGCTGGTCCTCGACGAGATCCGGGCCAGGGGCTACTCGGTCGAACGGCTCGTCGACGACTCCACGCCGATGCTGGAAGTGCTGGCGGGACTGCGTGATTCACCGGTCACCGCCGCGCTGCGGGCGCAGCTGGGTTCGGTGATCACCGAGCTGATCACCATCGACTACCTGCCCGACGAACTCGGTCAGGAGAACGCGGTGGTCACCCTCGCCGCACCGGTGCGCGACGCGCGCGGCGCGGTCGTCGCCGCGGTGGTCAGCTGCCCCGACACCCGGCTCGCGGCACGAGCGCTGAGCGAGCTGGGATCGGCGACGGTCGCCGCGGCCGACCGGATCGGCACGCTCAACGCCACCGTCGACTGA
- a CDS encoding SDR family oxidoreductase, with amino-acid sequence MPETIAISGASGQIGGRVARILAGSDARLRLLGRHPDRLPSIAGTSAAAIDFADPASVTAALTGVRTFFFVSATESADRAAQQQAVVGAARDAGVERIVYLSFVGAAPDCTFTFGRDHWYTEQAIRRSGLDFTFLRDNQYQDIIPHFADADGVIAGPAGDGKVAAVTRSDVADCAAAVLRSTVHTGATFDLTGPRAFTLTTAAAEMTRILGRPYRFVDQTVDEAYATRASYQAPQWEVDGWVSTYTAIAQGELAQVSDAVPALTGRQATDFTEYLATLPLPS; translated from the coding sequence ATGCCGGAAACCATTGCGATTTCAGGGGCAAGCGGGCAGATCGGCGGGCGCGTCGCGCGCATTCTCGCCGGATCGGACGCACGGCTGCGGCTGCTCGGCCGACATCCCGACCGGCTGCCGTCGATCGCGGGGACGAGCGCCGCCGCCATCGATTTCGCCGATCCCGCCAGCGTGACCGCCGCGCTGACCGGCGTGCGGACATTCTTCTTCGTCTCGGCCACCGAGAGCGCCGATCGCGCCGCGCAGCAGCAGGCGGTGGTGGGCGCGGCCAGGGACGCCGGGGTCGAACGGATCGTCTACCTGTCGTTCGTCGGCGCCGCGCCGGACTGCACGTTCACCTTCGGCCGCGACCACTGGTACACCGAGCAGGCGATCCGCCGGTCCGGCCTGGACTTCACCTTCCTGCGCGACAACCAATATCAAGACATCATCCCGCATTTCGCCGATGCCGACGGCGTGATCGCCGGTCCGGCCGGTGACGGCAAGGTCGCCGCGGTGACCCGATCCGACGTCGCCGACTGCGCCGCCGCCGTGCTGCGCTCGACGGTCCACACCGGCGCCACCTTCGATCTCACCGGCCCGCGCGCGTTCACCTTGACCACCGCGGCCGCCGAGATGACCCGGATACTCGGCCGCCCTTACCGTTTCGTCGACCAGACGGTGGACGAGGCGTACGCCACCCGCGCGAGCTATCAGGCGCCGCAGTGGGAGGTCGACGGCTGGGTCAGCACCTACACCGCGATCGCCCAGGGCGAGCTGGCCCAGGTCTCCGACGCGGTGCCCGCCCTGACCGGGCGGCAGGCCACCGATTTCACCGAGTACCTGGCCACGCTGCCGCTACCGTCCTGA
- a CDS encoding DUF5995 family protein: MRVSSGIATLAAAVVMTLPVLTAAPATGAVRDTACGSTLSAGDIAEIARLSDTATIAGDGSLARLEDAVARHHRITEILVEHRDLRGLFAIGLDGVEYAAVMPLQRDPAAFADREYAHAISAELLRRFLDNLHAEFTGGVVEPQWAHYFALAQDCGASRARTAMAGYNAHLTVDLTYSVAAVGSTPENAPDYFKIVASIAAAGDVIIERTKAVYGADLGPLWRFYFVGEGLDQLFGAGVATEQLLIAADLGANTVIFTNGLALQDPALAPTVRAEVTALWQAADLAFEALARINAL, encoded by the coding sequence GTGCGTGTATCGAGCGGAATCGCCACCCTGGCCGCGGCCGTCGTCATGACCCTGCCCGTCCTCACCGCGGCCCCGGCCACCGGCGCCGTCCGTGACACGGCGTGCGGATCGACCCTGTCGGCAGGCGATATCGCGGAGATCGCGCGGTTGTCCGACACCGCGACGATCGCCGGCGACGGCAGCCTGGCCCGGCTCGAGGACGCCGTCGCACGCCATCACCGGATCACCGAGATCCTCGTCGAGCACCGCGATCTGCGCGGCCTGTTCGCGATCGGGCTCGACGGCGTCGAATACGCCGCCGTCATGCCGTTGCAGCGCGATCCGGCCGCGTTCGCCGACCGCGAGTACGCGCACGCCATCAGTGCCGAACTGCTGCGGCGGTTCCTGGACAACCTGCACGCCGAATTCACCGGCGGCGTCGTCGAACCGCAGTGGGCGCACTACTTCGCGCTCGCGCAGGATTGCGGTGCCTCGCGGGCGCGGACCGCGATGGCCGGGTACAACGCCCACCTCACCGTCGACCTGACCTATTCGGTGGCCGCGGTCGGCAGCACGCCGGAGAACGCGCCGGACTACTTCAAGATCGTGGCCTCGATCGCCGCCGCGGGTGATGTCATCATCGAGCGCACCAAAGCCGTGTACGGCGCCGACCTCGGCCCGCTGTGGCGGTTCTACTTCGTCGGGGAAGGCCTGGACCAGCTCTTCGGCGCCGGTGTCGCGACCGAGCAGCTGCTCATCGCGGCCGATCTCGGCGCGAACACCGTCATCTTCACCAATGGTCTCGCCCTGCAGGATCCCGCGCTGGCGCCCACCGTGCGCGCGGAAGTCACCGCCCTGTGGCAGGCGGCCGACCTGGCCTTCGAGGCGCTGGCACGGATCAACGCGCTCTGA
- a CDS encoding MarR family winged helix-turn-helix transcriptional regulator, with translation MDEDSADPAERARLETEIARDLRALTAISEQIGHVFARSNDLRPNDFRALMHVATADAESSPVTAGQLSRLMGVSAPAVTYLVERMIESGHLERVPDATDRRRVHLGYTDHGMSVAAGFFGPLSARTRAALAELPDTDLAAAHRVLVGVTAALREFYGELPDQRKAAE, from the coding sequence GTGGACGAGGACAGCGCGGATCCGGCCGAGCGGGCTAGGCTGGAAACCGAGATCGCCCGCGACCTGCGGGCACTGACCGCGATCTCCGAGCAGATCGGACACGTCTTCGCCCGCTCGAACGATCTGCGTCCCAACGACTTCCGCGCGCTGATGCACGTCGCCACCGCGGATGCCGAGAGCTCCCCGGTCACCGCGGGTCAGCTGAGCAGGCTCATGGGCGTCTCGGCGCCCGCGGTGACCTACCTGGTCGAGCGGATGATCGAATCCGGTCACCTCGAGCGGGTACCCGACGCCACCGACCGGCGGCGCGTGCATCTGGGCTACACCGACCACGGCATGTCCGTGGCCGCCGGGTTCTTCGGACCGCTCAGCGCGCGGACCAGGGCCGCACTGGCCGAACTACCGGACACCGACCTGGCGGCGGCCCATCGCGTGCTGGTCGGGGTCACCGCCGCGTTGCGCGAGTTCTACGGTGAACTTCCCGATCAGCGAAAGGCCGCGGAGTAG